In Styela clava chromosome 10, kaStyClav1.hap1.2, whole genome shotgun sequence, the sequence AATTTAAACTATTTACTAGGAATTTTTACCAATTATATTGAACGCAATGTCACATATACAGTCGATAAAACATCGTCATAATTATGGCCCATGTATATTATCAAAGGTACACATAAACGATTTCTAAGTTTTAATCACACAGTACTGATTGATTTACAGATATTTATAGAAAATTATTTAGAATTGAAATGCAAGTACAGGTTTCGTTCACATTAATTAATAAACAGTGCTTTTTAAAACACATCGGCATCCAAGTGTAATAGGCATTCGAATATTGTTTAGAAATTTCTTTACCGTAGTTATTTCTTCAATATAATAAGCACGATTGCCGTCttctttcaaaaaaatttcgtttgTGATCGGATCATTACATATCGGTAAACAAATGACAGTCGTGAAATTGAAGGATGAGCTAAGTTCTACGTTGCTGCAGTGAACTTTAACCAAATGATATGGTTCGATGTTGTTTAAATCCACTGACATTTCGGTCCCAATAACGGCTTTGCAGTTGTGGTCTCGAGCCTCTTGTGAGCtatgaattaaatttaaaaaaaaattgtttgattttatgTAATTGAGTTACGTCTCTTCTCGTTCGCTGAATAACAAATTTTCCATAAAATATACGTGAATAAATTCGAATTAATTTCATTCAACCTTTTGTTATCATT encodes:
- the LOC120338090 gene encoding uncharacterized protein LOC120338090; amino-acid sequence: MNSIKQIQCHQVFTILLILFQSLTVNGVGFRFDSQEARDHNCKAVIGTEMSVDLNNIEPYHLVKVHCSNVELSSSFNFTTVICLPICNDPITNEIFLKEDGNRAYYIEEITTVKKFLNNIRMPITLGCRCVLKSTVY